The following are encoded in a window of Cydia strobilella chromosome 1, ilCydStro3.1, whole genome shotgun sequence genomic DNA:
- the LOC134747308 gene encoding uncharacterized protein LOC134747308, producing METACLKIKFTSLIKKLRENDSKCCLEIVPEVTCLQNFAKMLIQKQENSLYEYAIPITYKLILKKCIKCETKHTGYELNQMYHSCVDILHAPAASYIDETGDINRFLSETVLLNKVPTSFHGWNMAKPQHKKLNSTPEKKYTASTQTYEKRGEFTLTNRENRNLNKYYTTNSTDDTDKEYCVMRNIDIQVDSMQNIVDVVNDIPEKGNHKICNKNINFSINEISKKCNINEMRKLSLTPIFSIDTNDMCMAEQTENILIRNSNGKDNNVGYFKEFVLYNCISPIIKPNMDTTHMPLNEYKSIEPYRNTPEVRIAEFLKLIEYEMLPLKYMLNDIVSKYTSLNVDNQLKKYLLATKKKHQIEKFTCQNRLRSNRVFYTIVFDG from the exons ATGGAAACTGCgtgcttaaaaattaaattcacaTCACTGATCAAAAAGCTACGTGAGAATGATTCCAAATGTTGTCTCGAAATTGTACCAGAAGTGACCTGTTTACAAAACTTTGCTAAGATGCTAATACAGAAACAAGAAAACAGCTTATATGAATACGCTATTCCTATTACTTATAAACTAATTCTCAAGAAGTGTATAAAATGCGAAACAAAGCATACGGGTTATGAACTTAACCAGATGTATCATTCTTGTGTGGACATTTTACACGCACCTGCTGCCAGTTATATTGATGAAACTGGAGACATCAATCGATTTTTAAGTGAAACTGTATTGCTTAATAAAGTACCAACAAGTTTCCACGGATGGAACATGGCTAAACcacaacataaaaaactaaactccactccagaaaaaaaatatacagcaAGTACTCAAACTTACGAGAAGAGAGGCGAATTTACTCTCACTAACAGGGAAAAcagaaatttgaataaatattataccaCAAACAGCACTGATGACACTGACAAAGAGTATTGTG ttatgcGTAACATTGATATCCAAGTCGATTCTATGCAAAACATTGTCGACGTCGTAAACGATATACCTGAAAAGGGCAACCataaaatttgtaataaaaatatcaatttcTCAATTAATGAGATCTCTAAGAAGTGTAACATTAATGAGATGCGAAAATTAAGTCTCACGCCCATTTTTTCTATTGACACAAATGACATGTGTATGGCAGAACAAACTGAAAATATTCTCATTCGTAATTCAAATGGTAAGGACAATAATGTGGGATATTTCAAAGAATTTGTTCTTTATAATTGTATATCACCAATAATAAAACCAAATATGGACACAACTCACATGCCTTTAAATGAGTATAAATCAATAGAACCATATAGAAATACACCTGAAGTGCGAATAGCAGAGTTCCTGAAATTAATTGAATACGAGATGTTACCCCTAAAATATATGTTAAATGACATAGTTTCGAAATATACGTCACTAAATGTAGATAaccaactaaaaaaatatttattagccacaaaaaaaaaacatcaaatcgAAAAATTTACTTGTCAAAATCGCCTTAGATCTAATCgtgttttttatacaattgtCTTTGATGGTTAA